Part of the Anas platyrhynchos isolate ZD024472 breed Pekin duck chromosome 12, IASCAAS_PekinDuck_T2T, whole genome shotgun sequence genome, AGGGGCACAGTGCCAAGAGGGCCacaatgttaaaaataacagaaaagcaCTGTTTGTGATTGGGTCCCACCAAAGTGGAGCCACTCGAGTGTGTTGTATGGGAAATATGCAGAAGGTTTTGCTGGGCCCCttgtcctgggcagcctgaagCACACAGAGCTGTAGAGCAGAGCCATCCTAGGAGGTGCACTAAGCAAACAGGAACACATTTCTCTAGGCCTAGGAGACCTGGATGGAGACTGAAAGACTGAGAAGAGTCATCCATGGGCAGAACGAGTTATTTAAGCTCCTGTCCGACCCCACAAGCCCAGCCCGTGCCTCTTACCCACAGCATCTGCCCCCAGGGCCTGCAGCATGCGGCTCTCAGCGATGGTTTCGTAGGAGGGACCAGCCAGCATGCAGTACACCCCTGCGTGGACGAAGCTCTGGAAGCCCAGCTCCTGCGCGCTCTCCATCGCCAGGCTGAGCAGATCTGGGTCGTAAGCATCAGACATGCAGGGAAACCTCACGCCgagcctgcagggcaggagagggCACAGCCAGGCTGGCATCACTGCCCCTCCTGCTGGGTCtgaccccccaaaaccctccgCACGCTTTCAGGAGCTCCAGGGCCACATTTAACTTTCATCCTGTGCTTCGAGGCTGGGTCTCCTACTTGCTCTGGATCCTAACTCAGCAGCTCAGTCCTGCTGAGTTATCCCAGTCCTGCTCCTGCCTGAGTCCTCCTATTGACTCacgcacagcagcagcaggtagcGAGGGCTGGTGCACTGCTGCTAGCTGGCAGCCTGCTCCCAGCCACGTTCCCCAGCTCAGTTCAGTTGGGTGGATCCGGTCGCTCACCCAGGCTACTAAAGCTCTGGCAGCCTTTCATGTTCCTCCAGCTGAACGCTTAGGGCAGTAGGTGGCTTATTTTGTGCTCATAAGCCCTAAAACGTTATAAACAAACAACTTTCCTATCTGCTCTAAGGGAATAAGCATTCATCAGCATGAAAATTGCTTCCTTCCTGAAGGACACCCAGCAATGCCAAGGCCAGTCTCTAATTTACTAGATCAAACCCCGAGATTCTTGCCTGTATTCCCCTTCCACATCACTTCATTGCCTCCAGTTTTTCTGTTGTGCTCAGATAAACCCTTCCTGGTGGCTGAGCTGGACTGGCTTTTAGAAAGGTTTTGCTCTTGTGAATCAGCTTGCAAAGTATTTCGGGACCCTTTGCCCATTCTGACACCTCGGCCAGCACCACAGAAGCCCCCGGGCGCTGCAGCCCGCACCAGGAAGGTGCCTCTGGGGGCACTGAGACGTCTATGCTGCCTTTGAATGCCGTCCAGATGAAgttattgtttgcttttcctcctgctcctgagcAATTTATGCAAGTCCAGAGAGCTGCAAGCACTCCTCCCCACGGCCTCTTTGCTTTTGATCATTTTTCCTCCAGCCCCCAACAACACCTACGAAGACATTAGGATGTTCTGCTTTAGACGGGCACTGTCCTAGGCTGGAAGAGGCCATCGAGctcaacctcctgctcaaagcatcTAAGCCCAGTGACAGCAGGAGCCCAGCGGTGAGGACTTGTCAGCAGCCCCTGTGCTCAGCCCGCAGGGAGGATCCTGCACACCCAGCACAGGATCCCTCTGCCCCAGCTCACGGCTCCAAGATCCGGAGGCCCCCAGGGAGGCTGCCAGGACAACCACCTCCcactgcagaggagctgtgatGCTAATGAAGGCTCCCCAGTTTAATGAGCTTCTTACACAGGTGGCGTTGGTTCCCTTGTGGGGAGCTGGGTCCAACCTTCACCTCTCAGTATTCATCAGCAGGAACAACCAACAGCCTGAGGCTGGGGTAGGAAAGGATCCACTGGCAGCAAGGGGCTGAGGGCTTAGCCAGGGACTAGGAAAGATGCAATTAGCTGGAGGACCACTTAATTCCAGTGTGGGCCAGTAGGAGATGAAACAGGACTGGAGCTGAGCTGCAAGTCTGCAAATATCCCCCCCTCCATCCAACTGCAGAAACACTTTTTTGCTCACCTCTCCCCACTGCAGGAGGAGACCTGCTTACCTCTCATCGTTTGGCCCATGCAGTGGGTTCTGCCCTCCCAAGCCAAACATGCTGATGTGGTCCCTGATGAACATGATGTCCCCCACCTGGAAGTGGTGATTCAGTCCCCCGGCAGCATTTGTGGTAATCAGGACCTCCACCCCCAGGAGGGAGAAGACCCTGATGGGAAAGGTGACCTGCAGGGACCAAAGGCACACATCGGGTGAAGACCACGAGGCTCAGCTCAGGTGTTGGGTGTCGTTTGGTGTTCCAGGAACACGGTGTGAGGTTGGGCTTCACACGGGTGGGATTGCCAGATCAACTGAGAAGATGCGAGGAtgccaagaaggaaaaaatcagaGTGGATCGCTAATGAAATTAAGGCTAAAGCAGGCATGAAGTAGCTGGTCAATTGTCCCTGTTCAATTACAGATAGCAGCAGAAAAAGACATGACGACTGTGACCAAGAGCATTAAGAGCGTAGGAAGGATGGGGAGAAAAGAGACAGCGCAGAGGGTTTGAACCAGGCTGCAGTGCCCTTCCTGGGGAGAAGGAGGGTTTGTAGGCAGCTCACGCTGTGCAGAAAGAGGCCTCCGTGAGCCCGCAGGGAGACAAACCAACCCTTGTCTCCAATTTTAAATTCCCcctaatttaaataaaaatacctttaaagtttttaaacatattaaaaGCTAATTCTGAAATGAATACCATTAAAATCCAAGCCCACATTTATTACAGTTGCACTCAGGTCGAATAAATGCAGCACAAAAAGAATATGCAGATAATTTTTCCTTGCTGGCAAGGTCTTGCAGAGATCAAACCGCTGCTGATTGGAGAAACTACTTATGCACATGGACCTGGAGCTTAATTGATACACCAGCTTCTTTACAGCAGCGATGCATTTTGCAGAAGTACAGAGAGTGCCTTCTTCATTTGGGCTTATTCACACTCAATAACCTGCTTATTGGGAGTTAAGGAACTGCtgggaactgaaaaaaaaaaatcaaaaagtttGATTTTGAGGAGTAAGGAAAGAACTGGAGTGatagctgctgcttctgaatgCGAAGGAAACTGTGAGCAGAAATAATTTCCTAACTATGGTCATTAgcaaatgaattaattttaatagaCAAACATATTTCCATAACCTGGTTCTGGATCAAGTacattaaaatagtttttttctataaaagatGCGTTGCCAAGGATTACAGTTTGTATCCAAATGCAAACTGACCTTGGCCACAAGAAAAACCTCAAATCCAGCTAAATAAGAGAGGAGCCCCTAAACTATCAGCCAGTTTAGGGGCTGATATTTGGGTTTTCTAACAGAAATCTACAGATGGGCATCATAGGCAACATGAATACGTGGAAACTCTCATAGCTCCATGTGTGAGCTGGGAGACTACACCCAATTAAACTAGCCAATttgttctttcaaaaaaaaaaaaaaaaaagcctgaaactATACAAAtgtgaaaagatgaaaatagaTTATTCCTATTAATCTGAATTTCCTGGCTGCTGCTTCAAACCATGATTGAACTGATGGAGTGGAGCCACATGAACTAACCTGCCTCGCACCGTACGTGGTGTTGTGGCTGCCCAACACCAGCTCCACCTGATGGAAGCCCTCACTTTCAAttccccattttttctttttttttgtgggagaAATCTATTTGTATGCTCAGTGCCAGAGCTATCCTGCAGCTAAGCATCAGAGCAAGCGGTGGCTTTCACCTCCTTGCAAAAACCTCTTTGGCTGCAGGAATGATCTGCTCGAGGACTCACCGTGCTGCCGGAGTACCCCTCGTAGCAGTGGAAGCGCCCCTGCATGCACACGCACGGCTGCCCGCTCAGCTCCCCGAACACCAGCCTGCCCGCGTGCCCTGCGACTGGAAGGGAACCGTGTCACTGCGGCTACCGGGCTCGGGGGCTTGGCTTCTGCAGGGGTTTGTCGGCTGATTATGGGTTACAGCAGGGCcaagagctgcagagctgagggCTGGAAGGTAAATAGCAATGGCAAAGTATGGAACCATgccaatttttgtttgtttgggggttTTGTGAAATCTTCCTTGTCCTACGGCTCAGCCTGATGAGACCACTGCTCCCGGAGCGCGCCACCAGAAGGAGCTCTGGCAGTGTGaggggctggtggtggtgcATCTGAGATATCGATTTCTGCTCACTGGCAGGGGGACCAAGAGCACAGCATTTCTCATTGGGCCCTACAGAGCCGTGAGATGCTCAGAACAAGCAGCCAGGCGTGAATTTGCACTGACGGCCTGCAGCTGATATTCCCATT contains:
- the PNP gene encoding purine nucleoside phosphorylase; translation: MARAEEDRSSYEVCKETADWIRARTAQRPKTAIICGSGLGDLADVLEKKAVFPYEDIPHFPRSTVAGHAGRLVFGELSGQPCVCMQGRFHCYEGYSGSTVTFPIRVFSLLGVEVLITTNAAGGLNHHFQVGDIMFIRDHISMFGLGGQNPLHGPNDERLGVRFPCMSDAYDPDLLSLAMESAQELGFQSFVHAGVYCMLAGPSYETIAESRMLQALGADAVGMSTVPEVIVARHCGLRVLGLSLITNRAATSYSSPEEACHEAASHEAVLRVSVARAEALCRLLARLTARLGESPRAPRPQPLTFI